In Lysobacter lycopersici, a genomic segment contains:
- a CDS encoding aminopeptidase P N-terminal domain-containing protein: MAAHAKASAMFARRRKQLMRIAGDDAILVLAAAPERIRSRDTHYPYRQDSDFWYLTGFEEPSAVLVLVPGRAHGEALLFCRERDPEREGWDGPRLGPERACEALGFDDAYPIDDLDDILPGLLEGRTRAYYHFGRDTDFDLKLIGWLNRVREQVRHGAQPPHEFLELGHLLDELRLFKSAEELKLMQRAADIAIVAHEAAMRAVRPGMQEYELQAELEREFRRADAVPAYGSIVGAGANACVLHYVANNASIRDGDLVLIDAGAEHRGYASDITRTFPANGRFTKEQRALHDVVGAAQAAALAQARPGVPYEAMHAAAVESLTEGLLKLGLLKGTLQKNIADGGYKRFYRHKTGHWLGLDVHDVGDYRLDGESRLLEPGMVLTVEPGLYVMPDDASVATKWRGIGIRTEDDVAITRDGHRVLTQKLARSADEIEALMAR; encoded by the coding sequence ATGGCCGCGCACGCCAAAGCCAGCGCGATGTTCGCGCGCCGCCGCAAGCAGCTGATGCGCATCGCCGGCGACGACGCCATCCTCGTGCTCGCCGCCGCGCCCGAGCGCATTCGCAGCCGCGATACGCATTACCCATACCGGCAGGATTCCGACTTCTGGTACCTCACCGGCTTCGAGGAACCGTCCGCGGTGCTGGTGCTGGTGCCCGGTCGCGCGCACGGCGAGGCGCTGCTGTTCTGCCGCGAACGCGACCCGGAACGCGAAGGTTGGGACGGACCGCGGCTCGGCCCGGAACGCGCCTGTGAGGCGCTCGGTTTCGACGACGCGTATCCGATCGACGACCTCGACGACATCCTGCCCGGCCTGCTCGAAGGCCGCACGCGCGCCTACTACCACTTCGGTCGCGACACCGATTTCGACCTCAAGCTGATCGGCTGGTTGAATCGCGTGCGCGAACAGGTGCGCCACGGCGCGCAACCACCGCACGAATTCCTCGAACTCGGCCACCTGCTCGACGAACTGCGCCTGTTCAAGTCGGCCGAGGAACTGAAGCTGATGCAGCGCGCCGCCGACATCGCCATCGTCGCGCACGAAGCGGCGATGCGCGCGGTGCGGCCCGGGATGCAGGAATACGAACTGCAGGCCGAACTCGAACGCGAATTCCGTCGCGCCGACGCGGTGCCGGCCTACGGCAGCATCGTCGGCGCCGGCGCCAACGCCTGCGTGCTGCACTATGTCGCCAACAACGCGTCGATCCGCGACGGCGACCTGGTGCTGATCGATGCCGGCGCGGAGCATCGCGGCTACGCCTCGGACATCACCCGCACGTTCCCGGCGAACGGGCGATTCACGAAGGAACAGCGCGCGCTGCACGACGTGGTCGGCGCGGCGCAGGCCGCCGCGCTGGCGCAGGCGCGGCCGGGCGTGCCGTACGAAGCCATGCACGCGGCCGCGGTGGAATCGCTCACCGAAGGCCTGCTGAAACTTGGCCTGCTCAAGGGCACGTTGCAGAAGAACATCGCCGACGGCGGCTACAAGCGTTTCTACCGGCACAAGACCGGGCACTGGCTCGGCCTGGACGTACACGACGTCGGCGACTACCGCCTCGACGGCGAATCGCGCCTGCTCGAACCGGGCATGGTGCTGACCGTCGAGCCCGGTTTGTACGTCATGCCGGACGATGCGAGCGTCGCCACGAAGTGGCGCGGCATCGGCATCCGCACCGAGGATGATGTCGCGATCACCCGCGACGGCCATCGCGTGCTCACGCAGAAGCTCGCGCGCAGCGCCGACGAGATCGAGGCCTTGATGGCGCGCTAG
- a CDS encoding UPF0149 family protein: protein MTNALPSRGDIDEAIRSLGLATTASELQGALLGWLAGGGSADGNWLAAVMADPALPQAASDSPLQRLRDHAVEQLDARNFALDLLVADDDASLADRSGSLFDWCRGFLGGFGLSAGANPPLSEEGGEALADIAKLAAATPQDDGDEEDEAALVEIAEFIRVAALLLHGDCVLGPRHRRSMH from the coding sequence ATGACCAACGCATTGCCGTCCCGGGGCGACATCGACGAAGCCATCCGCTCGCTCGGGCTCGCCACGACGGCATCCGAACTGCAGGGCGCGCTGCTCGGCTGGCTCGCCGGCGGCGGCAGCGCCGACGGCAACTGGCTCGCCGCGGTGATGGCCGATCCGGCGCTGCCGCAAGCCGCCTCCGACTCGCCGCTGCAACGCCTGCGCGACCATGCCGTCGAACAACTCGACGCGCGCAACTTCGCGCTCGACCTGCTGGTTGCCGACGACGATGCCAGCCTCGCCGATCGCAGCGGCAGCCTGTTCGACTGGTGCCGCGGTTTCCTCGGCGGTTTCGGCCTGTCCGCGGGCGCGAACCCGCCGCTGTCCGAAGAAGGCGGCGAAGCGCTCGCCGATATCGCGAAGCTGGCCGCGGCCACGCCGCAGGACGACGGCGACGAGGAGGACGAAGCCGCGCTGGTCGAAATCGCGGAGTTCATCCGCGTCGCCGCGCTGCTGTTGCACGGCGATTGCGTGCTGGGCCCGCGCCACCGCCGCAGCATGCATTGA